TACCTTTGACCATAGGTCGTTTTAGTGTTCTCTGAAGTCAAATTTTTCTAACTTTGATAATgtataaaaaaaataaatcaaCGTCTACAATAGCAAATAAATGTTCAATCAAGACAAATTTCATGATAGACTTAACAATACTGATTAGGTATATAGATGTTAGTGTATTTTAATATATACGTGGTGATTTGTTTAACGCTGCATTATTGTGACAACAAATATTATCTCCAGAGGGAAACCAGCTGGCGCGCAACTGCTACGCACAAATAATTATCTGCACTCACATCAGGAAGCCGCTGGCATGTGGCGAGTACTATGTAAACCATGGTGGTCCTCCTGCATGCTGTCCTGCACCCAAAAAAGAGCGCCTTCACCATGGCCCCGCCCAAGCTGacgctccccctcctcctcctctccctcctggCGCTGATGAcgtcgtccgccgccgccgtcgcagacgacggcgacggcctcACGCACATCCACCTCTACGTGCACGAGACGTACACGGGCCCGAACGCCACGGCGGCCGCCGTGCTGCAGTCCCCGCTCGGCGCCAACTCGTCGTTCGGGAGCATCGGGGTGGTGGACGACGAGCTGCGCGCGGGGCCGGACCGCGCGTCCCCGCTCCTCGGCCGGTACCAGGCCGTTTTTTTCGGCACGAGCCTGCAGGTGGGCGCGGGGTACCTGTCCTCCGTGACGCTCGTGTTCACCGCCGGCGATTACGCCGGGAGCACGCTCTCGTTGCAGGGCCCCGTGCTCGGGTTCGCGGGCACCATCGAGCGCGCCATCGTCGGCGGCACCGGCAGGTTCAGGCTCGCTCGCGGGTACATGCTCTTCAAGATGATCAGCAAGCCCACGCCGGAGACGGACGTCAACGAGGTCCACCTTTTCGTGCTCATGCACCATGGCAAGTACTAGCAAGCAACTTATTTGTGGAGAATTAGAGAACAGCACGCACCTTTGGATTGTGGGGTGACTTTCACATGTATAGCCAGGAAGGCTTGATGTACAAGTAAACATAAAAACAACACAATAGATGGCTATACATATTCTAATACCCATCCGCAGACGCAGTGGGAGGCTCACATGTATTATACGTTTCGGCAAGTCATTATGCGTAGTCTATGAAAATATATAGTAAATGCTAGGTTCTAAATAATTGCATAGTCATTACCTGAATTTGATTCGGAACGTAATCCGGATCAATATCCGATCATGAACGGTTTTCTTTAGGAGGAAACATATGTGGATCTATCGGATCGTGTCACTATCCTCCTACCCAAGCCCCTTGTCCTTCCCTAGAACTTTTGTCATCCCTAGATTCTACTCCAACATCGCCCTCATCGTCCCACTCCATCTGGGATGCAATTAGCTCCATTTCATCATATTGCGATGTTGCATGCTTCCTTTGTGGGGAAGATGACGATGGTTGATCCATTACTTCTACATTAGAGAGCCAATGAAGATATATTTGAATATGTATTGGAATAGAAACCTAATTGAATGCACATTTATAAATACAAACATAATTGAATGCACAAGTCAACAGAATAAGTTTGACACTCTTCAGTTCATTTTCAATATGCAATTTATTTCAGAAATAGATCCTTATATACATCACTAGAGTGTCTCGGTTTGTTTTACCATTCAAATAGAAAAAAGGAATTAACTATTTTGACACTTATCAGTTGGTTTGGACTTTCAGAGAACCTTGACTGTCAAAAGATAAGGGACGAATTCAGAATGTGAAGCACACAAATTCATTCTAAATTAATCCCTTATCCTCAAAAAGTCAAGGTTCACAAGTTTGCAAGGGATCCATTATATACATCATTAGACTGTCAAAATATTTGAATCAAACTATGGTATTTTCAATAAAAATGCAAGGAGATATGCAATTTTACTACTAAAGTTCTCATACTCTTTTTTTCAAATCGAGAACTACTATTACACTCGCTAATCAAATGAATTCACACTCACATTTTCAAATGACAATGCATCCACATGAAAATTCACTAATTAACAAACACATCCTCATTCAAATTTGACATTCCCATTTTACAAATCAACGAACAAATCCACTTAATTTAATATCCACTTAATTTGACATTCACATTCACATTCACATTTTACAAATTCACTTAATAACGCATATTCGCACTTGATTTAACATTTCTATGTTACAATGTATAAAAAAATAAGTACAATGAACTGAAAAATACAATCCTATTCCATTTAGCATTTTTTGTTcaaatggaaaaaaaaggaaaaatagaaacaCAAGAACCTACCATGGAGGGGGAGGACCATAGGGAGGGGAGGTGCAAGGGTGGGCCCTGCACGTAGATCCGCGCCGGGAAGGGCCTCGGGGAGGAGGTCGGCCATGGGGAGGAGGGCTGCCACAGGGAGGAGGGCCGCCGCGGGAGGTCAGGTGCCGACAGGAAGAGGCCGCGTGCGGGGAGGCTGGCGGCGCGAGGAGGAGGGCCTCCGTGGGAGCTAGGGTGCTGGCGAGAGCTAGCCCACGGGAGGCCGGCGCTGCGAGGAGGAGGGCTGTCATAGGGAGGAGGGCCCCCGCGCGCTGGAGCTCTGCCGCCGACGGGAGGAGGTCGCGCGGGGATGTGGCGGCGCGCCCGGGGAGGGACGTCGACGCAAGGAGAAAGGAGGGCACGGTGGTGGAGAGGAGGTTGGCACAACGCGGGTCGATGAGGAggtgcgcggcagcggcggcgtggcgATGGTTGAGGAGGAGGcgcttggcggcggcggctaatGCTAGGGCAAAAATCCGGCAGCCTAACGAAGTTCCATCCATGCGCAATGGAAAAATAGGCTAAATAGGCTAAGTCCAGGAGGGAGTTTGAATATCAAAAAATGAGATTTCTTGGGGCGGATGGGGTTACCCACCCCTGAAAACCCATTTCTAGTGGTAGGTGGGGCCACCCACccctgaaaatatttttttggATTCTAAAAAAAGATTACATTAGAAAATATAGTAAAACACATAAAAAAGTGAAACTTTAACCCTAAGATTATTGTGACCCCTAGAACACGGAAAAATTATGCCAACCATATTTCAGTATGTACAATAGTTAATAGTGTGGAAATCACAATATATGTCTCTCCCACACTTAGTATCTCGTACAACTCAAGTCAGAAAGTTTCCACACTCTTAGTCATTATATATATTGAAATATACTTGGCATATTTTTTTGCTTATGCTATACTTCACAATAATCTTAGGGTTAAGTTTCACCTTTTCTGGATGTATTTTGCTATATTTTCAGatttaatttatttttttaaataatTTTGAAAATCATTTGTAGGGACGGGCGGGgcctcacccgcccctaaaatcTATTTGTATGGGCGGGTGAGGCCCCCACCTGCCCATacaaataattttaaatttaactGCAAATTCAATTAATTTTAAAAAATAGTAAAACACATCCAAAAAATAAATTTTGTAGCCTATTGTGACCTATAGAATTaccaaaaattataaaaataacaTTTCAGTGTATATACTGATTAGGAGTGTGGAAACCACAATGTGGCTCCCTCACGCTACTATCTTATACAACTCAAGGCACACTTTGTAGTTTCCATACTCTTAAGCATTATTTGTACTGAAATATGCTTGGTATATTTTCTTCTTGTTTTACAAGTCACAATAGCTTTAGAGTACAAGTTTCATCTTTTTTTTATGTGTTTAGCTATATTTTTAAAAATTATTTAAATTTTCTGaattattttaaaaaaataatttatagAGGCAGGTGGGGGAATCATTTTCAGGAGTGGGTGATGGTGTCACCCACTTCTAAAGATGTATTTCCAGGGACGGTTCAACTGCTAAAGTAACCTGCTCCTTTTATAGGAATGGGTTACACTCTGATCTGCCTCTGGAAAAAAATAGAGCGTTGCTACAAATCATTTTTATAGTAGTGAAGATCACATTTCATCTGTAATAATAGTTTAATTTCTTCGTCATTCTTGTTGATAACATCATATCGCTCTCCTTGCTGTTCTTCTCATCGAAAATATCCAGAAAATGGGGGAAACGGTTGCAACTTTTGTGGCCGTTGAATTCGCGTAGACACTGATATTTCTTTTGAGGGCAAACGAACGTAGACACTGATTGATGTGTTGGTGCGTGGTCTACCTCAGGTGAGCTGTGCTCAAGAAAAGGAGCAAACCGATGAGTTCCTACGGTGAGGGATCCACGTCCCCATGAGATTTTTTGACGCATCATTGTAGAGGCCATATAGTATTTCTTTTTCTAGAGTAGACTACATGTTTTTCTAGTACAACTTGTGTTTCGATCGTACTATCTTCGATCAATATAATTCCCAACAAACTCATTATCCATAATAATAGTAGTTAGGACCTACTACTTGTAAGCATTTGCTCCCTGATACTCGTTTTTGTGCCAACGGAGTGGTCAAAATTAAAAAGGTCTCTTTCCCTTCCCTTGCTTAGATGCTAGCTTGCATCCAACTTTGATTATTACCACGTCACTCTGAATTCCGTTTGACCTATACATGCACCGACCAGGCCATCTGGAAGTTTAAATCTGAATAAAAAGAATAGGCACGGATAGACTTCTACATGCTGTATGTAGCACTTCAGTTAGATTAGAATAATTTTACGGTATAATTGCAACGCACATGATGATGCACAGATTCGGTGCAATGGAGAATACTATCCGGCTATGCTTATGGAATGATGAGAAATTCTTGAAGGATTTTTCTAATACAGGATGTCATGCCCTCACCCGTCGCCGTATCATAAACTTAAAATTCTACTTGCGCATGgagaaaaaataagaaaaattgGGCAGATTTGGTCCAGCCCAATTATTTATTTCAGTTTTATTACAAGTAAAAATGGTGATGGCGGACGCCCGGCCCAGCCCAAGCTCAGGCCTAAGCCCGGCCTAATAATGGCACAAAAATTCGTGGGCGTAATGTTTTTGCCTCAAATATTTCAATTGGCATGACGTCGGATCCAGGACCACAGGACTCCACGTATAGCGTATATTTTTAGGAGATCTAGTGGGAACAGAAATAAACTACCCAAGTAGTACTGGGTAGCAGTACTTAGGACTCTAAGTTAGTATCGGACTAAAACTTCCACGTAACCATGTACCCCTAGATTATATAAGCgcgggcagggaccctctcCAACCATCATTttaggtaatacaaaccaccaccaTGACGTAGAGTATTATGCTCTCTGCGGCCGAAActtgtctaaagtttcgtgttccttgcaccttcgattttctaatctcggcgacaccgcACCTGCAGTCTACCACCTCGAAGGTATTTTTCGTTGGGTTtgaaggttaaacaccgacaagtaGCGTATCAAGTAGTGGTGCTCGTCAACGATCCACTGAAGAATTTGATGGTATCGTATAACTTCACCGCTGCTGTGCTCGACGAAGGTACGGTGTCCACCTTCAGCTCCTATATCTGCACCGCCAACGGTTACGGCAGCTTCAAGGGTCACGTCACCGACACCAAGACGTCGAAGGCATCTGCTCCCATATCCTACCGTGATATCGACGATCTCGCCGATCATCTCGGTAAAGTTCAACTCTCCGATGTAAATCGGTGAAATTCCAAAATATATCTCCTATTCATCTACTACAGAGGCAGCAACGCGATCTCCGGAGGAAAACATGACAGCGTGACGTGACGGAGCTTCAGATGCATCTACTCAATCTCCTTCGAATAAATCGCTACGAGCTGCTGCACCAAAAGCTGCTGCACCGCACCGCAAAAGGCTGCACGGGGTGACGCCAGCGGAACCACATCGACCGTCCAGGAAGTATCGTTTTGTTTTGATTTATGGATTCCATAATTCCTTTGATTAACGATGGCTCATGATCGCGCCGCCGGAGACGGACACCAGATGCACGGTGCCGCAGGTTTAGAACACAGCAGCCGGCATCTCTGGCGCAGCCACCGGCTCCGACGGCAACTCGGCATGACAGCTGAATCCTgcacggccgccggcgccgccgatcTCAACTACTCGTCCTGACCTTAACTCGCACGGCAACGTAGACGCGTCCCTGCTGACctcaactactcatctcgatcaaagctcgcgctgcaacgtcgatgtgCCGCCACTGAcctcaactactcgtctcggcCTCAACTCACGCCGCAATGTCGATACATCAGCCGCCCGCTCGGCCATGACGACTCGACCTCGCCGATTAATCCGTCAGCCGCCCGCTTGGCCACGACGACTCGGCCACGCCGGCTACTCCGTCAGTCGTCCGCTCGGCCACGGCGACGCGGCCACGCAGGCTAATCCGTCAGCCGCCCGCTCGGCCACAACAATCAGGCCACGCCGATTACTCTATCAGCCGCCAGCTCAGCCATGACCACCCGGCCACCGACTACTGCGTCAGCCGCTCGCTCGGCAACGCCTATTACGCCGACTACTACATCTGCCGCCCGCTCGGCTACAACGATCTAGCCACGCTGGCTACTACGTCAGCCACCCGCTCGGCCACGATGACCCGGCCACGCCGCCTACTCTATCAGCCGCCGCTTGGCCATGACTCGACCACGCCGCGACCACTCCGCCTACTCCTCAGCCGCCCACTCGGCCATGATGATCCGGCCATGCGGACTACTCTGTCAGCTGCCCGCTCGGCCATGCCGACTCCTCCGTTAGCTGCCCGCTCAGCCACGTCGACTGCTCCGTCAGCTGCTCGCTCGGCCTCGACAACTCGGCCACGCTGACTACTCCGTCAGCCGCCCGCTCGGCACGACGACTCGGCCACGTCAACTACTCCATCAGCCGCCCGCTCGACCACGACTCGGCCTCGCCGACTACTCCGTCAGCCGCCTGCTCGGCCACGACGACTCGACCTCGCCGACTACTCCGTCAGCTGCCTGCTCGGCGGCCACGACGATCTGCAGCCAGGCGCCTGAGCATGCGCTCGCATGCAAACCCATACGTGCGTTACCAGAGGCGCGAGTGCACACATGCTAATAAGAAGCTAGCAAGCTACATTGGCATACACGAATAAGATGTACGTGCGCCACCCCGTGAAGCAAGTTGCTGGAATACTGCATCCACGTGCGGTTGCCCAGCTACTACAAGATTACTAAGCCTTCTGCGGACGGGATTTTCCTACGGAATTACTTCGCCCATCTACGAGCAGCTGTCCCGACATCTGGATCGGTCCGACTCGCAGCCATCCATCGACCACTTATCACTGCAGCAACTACTTCAACTTCACGAGAACGCTCGGCGACCCATCGATAACTATTTCGACTTTGCGAGGACGCTCGGTGACACGCTTGTGACTACTTCAACTTCACGAGGACGCTCGGCGACACGCCGATGACTATTTCGACTACTCATCTTGACTGCAAAACTAGTTGGGATTGGGCCTCGTCAATAACTAATTGaaatcgattccgactagtcggtttcatcgacagttcaagattcTGTGGCTAATCcctaggcttgggggctggTACCATCGACTACTCGACGTATCTCGTGCGACTCTTCTGGCTCctatgctcgggggctgggtgcGACAGGGCACTTAGCGTGCTTTCGGCGGATCATCAGCCTCCAATGCTCAgaggctggacgccgcaaaactaatCGGAAGACTCGTAGAAGAACCCGATTTAAGAAACTTTTAAGGATTTATCTCAAgaagataattgtttaaccattattttagtgattttattctgaaataaggggtttttcaaaattttaaCCCAGATGTGTTTTCTAGCTATTAAATTAGGGATAAGATTGGTTTTGAGTAGTAATTTTGGATTAAtttgggaaagttatttgcTTAGGGATGCTATCCCGAAAAAAGGGTTctcgaatttctgaaccaatttactcATTTTAATCGTCAACTCAAATTCTTAATTTTTTACACAATGCATGCCACaactctttggatccttttgCAAACCTTAAGATTTGGATTCAAAACTCGAGGGCTGCGAGGCATGTGTCATCGacggcttatttttcaaatttttggaagataacagcagaagattcaagactaatttgaccctcagtctgattcttcgattcaacctaaggttaAGGGAGCTACTCCATGTGGAGTGTGAGTTTCATCGCACCCATATAAAAAGAAGATTTGAaaactactcagggcatgagcacctcacaggcTCGATGCAACTAAGAAAGTaatcggaagacaccttcaagacgaagttcagaagaactcgaagatgccttcagaagtactcgaaagcctGCAGtgctcgactacgaagagctggggggcttgtcagacccggagccacGGGGCTGCTCAATAGCGTATATTTTTTAGGATAAGGGATGTGACATGACGCACACCATACacctgttgtaactactcgtataggagtagaactagtcggaagaGAAGAAAATACTAGTCGGAAGagaagaaaactactcgagtATTAGGCCAGAACTTCCATATAACCCTAACCTCGCAaagtatataagggcgggcaatgaccccctccaaacatcaTCTAAgaaaatacaaaccaccacatatGACCAtgacgtagagtattacgctctcggcagcccgaacctatctaaagttttgtgttccttgcaccttcgaattCCTGATCTTGGTAACATCCTACCTACAGGTAGTCTACcatctcgggggtatccctcggttgGCTTGGAGATTAAATACCGATCCAAATTTGCTTAGGTCTAATTGTACCCTAAAATAATTTGGACAAGTAAGTTCAACTAAAATTTTCTTCCTATATTATGAGCACGAGCACGAAGAGAATTGTAAGGTAGATAGATGAATATTTTTCTTTTCGGCTGACTTGTTATGGCCAATTGCCCTCGGGTTTCCCAAATTGGTCTTTTCTTCAAAACATATAAAAATTTATCACTAACTTAGCACATTTCTTTCTTGATGCAACTACATTGTTCCACAATTTGAAGTGCATGCTTATAGACTATATTCTTAATTACACGGAATAAAATTTCGCCACCATACTTCTTTTGGTCTTCAAATAATTGTTGATATAGCGACACACGACTTTTACTATTAATTAATAATATTCAACACATTAAAATATAATATGTAACATTTTAAAATTACCATTGAGAATTAGTTTAGCACTACCATTATCACTAGTGAATTTGAAATATTCAAAGACAAATTGATGGTCAAAACTAAACTGTGTTGACTCCACGTGTTCCAAAATGTCACTTATTTAAAGACAAGGGGGATTATCTATTTGGACATCATCAGTTATGGCAAGAGCTTGACAAGCATGAACACGGTTGACTAAGTGAGAATTAAATGATCACTCTCGTTCAAACAGTAAAGGGTATAGACGTAACACTGCTTTATTTGAATAATCAAATGCTACAATCCCTCATTATTCTGCATCATCTCACAAGAACAAACTTTAAACCAATGCCAAAACCGAGAAAATACGCATATATACGAACTCTACTAAACATATATGTAAAAAGATCATCATTAAATCAAGGACGATCAGAAACAGTGTGGTTGCAGGCAGCATGACCCATCTCAGTCGTCGTGGCGGACGTAGAGGTTGTACTCGACGGTGGCATCGCCGGTCCTGGTGTCGATCCACTGCGTCCTGGCCTCGCAGTACCCGTGCGCGAACCGGAACGCGCCGGTGCCGCCGACCACGGCCATCTCCCGGACCCTGCGCTCGGCGGGGTTGGCGCCGAGGATGGCGAGGCTGCTGCCGTTGTAGGCGCCGTCGACGAACACGAAGTTCATGGCCATCATCAGCGAGAGGCTGTCCTTGCCGGCGCTGACGTACATGCCCTGGGCGCGGCCGAGTAGCCTGGACGTCAGGTTGGGGCCCTCGGTGAGCGGGTCGTCGATGACGACGACGGAGCCGAACCCCGTGGCGGAGGCGTTGGACGAGGGGCCCTCGGCGACCTGCACCACCGTCGACACGTTCGGGCCGCCGCTCACCACGTCGTGCCAGAACACGCGCAGGTGCGTCTCCgtctcccccgccgccggcgccgccgtggcGGCGAGCAGGGCCACCGCCACGAGGCAGGAGAGAGCTGCGAAGCTGCTGCTTCCGGCCATGGCGGTCGAGGTGGAGCTTTGCTTGATATTTGTCTAATAAGCTCAGCAGCTGGCTTCTTGATCTGCGACCAAGGTGTGCGGTGAGAGGTGCAACGAGGACGGCTCTATTTAACGGCAGGGGTGCATCCATGGTGGTTGGGTGCTTTGCCATTGTCAAACACGTCCAGTGAATTTTCTACTGGTTCTAGACAGATTGTAAAATGCCTGCTGGACCCCTGCATGCATCTCAACTTGCTAGCTACGACGACTGGAGGATTTCTGGTCGTGTTTTCAGAGTCTATTATTTCACATTCTTGCATACACTAATGTCACATTTTTTATGTTATCTTCCAGACCAAGTTGTTTTTCGTTTGCTTTATTGTGTACATGTGCAGGAGTTCTTTTTTTAGAATTACTAGTATATATTCTGGTCTGTCTATATAACTTCCTCTTTTGAATGGACTTGGTCGGTGACTGGACTTTGACCAAACATGTACACGGCGGCGTGCCGAGACATGGAGCAGCAGTAGGTGAAGGTATGA
Above is a genomic segment from Panicum hallii strain FIL2 chromosome 8, PHallii_v3.1, whole genome shotgun sequence containing:
- the LOC112903080 gene encoding dirigent protein 22-like codes for the protein MAGSSSFAALSCLVAVALLAATAAPAAGETETHLRVFWHDVVSGGPNVSTVVQVAEGPSSNASATGFGSVVVIDDPLTEGPNLTSRLLGRAQGMYVSAGKDSLSLMMAMNFVFVDGAYNGSSLAILGANPAERRVREMAVVGGTGAFRFAHGYCEARTQWIDTRTGDATVEYNLYVRHDD
- the LOC112902912 gene encoding dirigent protein 1-like; its protein translation is MVVLLHAVLHPKKSAFTMAPPKLTLPLLLLSLLALMTSSAAAVADDGDGLTHIHLYVHETYTGPNATAAAVLQSPLGANSSFGSIGVVDDELRAGPDRASPLLGRYQAVFFGTSLQVGAGYLSSVTLVFTAGDYAGSTLSLQGPVLGFAGTIERAIVGGTGRFRLARGYMLFKMISKPTPETDVNEVHLFVLMHHGKY